A genomic window from Silene latifolia isolate original U9 population chromosome 11, ASM4854445v1, whole genome shotgun sequence includes:
- the LOC141613068 gene encoding putative late blight resistance protein homolog R1A-10, protein MRVFSQITCTSFNGESYISTLAEDIKDYITWCRDIRYSRPLKLILHDPCGPEHETLVCITADLHYLLFRLVDDLPSQMVSDIKSIVDKMNDIQFALGYTWIKIFVESGLSYAIARDIYTLADEVSHIISGLNTHDSVLNNQQKIAHIRDVAWKIYMKYNLTPRCIDDFVRYARLILAEVVLSNTPATRYVRELSVLHTFIKDTGNMLQVSIELRDKYNQIQLIFCNAWMQLWSLYLRNQTGRKEFITLSLDIFKDITAVMPQPGDLLLDWIEYFVQMPKANEILHDLRGSLVTAEDDNLFVKFVNSLEKNLVKTLRTEGVGDVVEDVEVIEAAHNYILFLELKNDGRSALKEGVEGFNASLRHAYEEHLPSMEQSMSELEFFDMLLNLTECKESDTCNSDQIGVLHDDLSTCFSFLQPYTMRHENPEEVKQLWTQIMKLGRKVDNMIDTFEELPSWYNKLRVFYVSEEVKLIKEHLSKISSTNISMTEVQGSDIHAENQMGKGHATYHSQDEVNFDEEDRLREQLTTGSRSLEKISIVGMPGLGKTTLAMSLYKDCAKSFHAHAWCYVGQDFQRKELLQNIVGQISERPSSEINAMKDEGLATLLKQCLRQKRNYLIVLDDVWDVAAWDALCKSFPTCDNGSKNTDNKQKKVFGARIYPKRLCDVGKGIAEKCRGLPLSIVMIAGVLKNKSETEDGWKEIERSLDNHLLNAGSSTVELSYRHLSVRVKQCFLYCGTFSKGSEIPRSKLIRLWLAERFVETSYEQESLESAAEKYLCDLVERSLLMVAKRGSDHRIQACRIHDLLLDFCVQKAKSEKFVITMERWDDPASSQKIGRLCATSDQLVKLEFEGSTHLKPRSLICSPTFGRWNPSFVFQNFKSLTLLDLERLGIDDCSCASVGELTLLRYLSIRGWMKSLPSSISRLLNLETLIVRGARGEVEVPHTIFSLSKLRDLLVNKRARIGVHPSNDNSLSSLQNFSTPVLSGSTADQIIVSWDPFYGQLRFPSNLYKLTLSGFKLPWLDIEKIAVMLPRLEILKLLLRAFEGEQWKTTATFENLKYLRMEGLNIKEWEASDDNFPKLERLVVRRCKSLHKIPEEFGNMIYLMGIEAHWCDTFLVKSILKIKRK, encoded by the exons ATGCGCGTCTTTAGTCAAATAACATGCACCAGCTTCAACGGAGAAAGTTACATTTCAACGTTGGCGGAGGATATAAAGGATTATATAACTTGGTGCCGGGATATTAGGTATAGCAGACCCCTGAAGCTAATCTTGCATGACCCATGTGGACCCGAGCATGAAACTCTTGTCTGCATCACTGCTGATCTGCATTACCTTCTGTTTAGACTAGTGGATGATCTTCCTTCCCAGATGGTATCGGACATTAAAAGCATTGTAGATAAAATGAATGATATTCAATTTGCACTTGGTTATACATGGATTAAAATATTTGTGGAGAGTGGCTTATCCTATGCCATTGCAAGAGATATATATACCTTGGCTGATGAGGTGAGTCATATAATTTCGGGTCTCAACACACATGATAGTGTACTTAATAATCAACAGAAGATTGCTCATATTAGAGATGTTGCCTGGAAGATATACATGAAATACAATCTAACTCCGCGTTGTATTGACGACTTCGTCAGATATGCCAGGCTAATATTGGCGGAGGTCGTGTTAAGTAATACTCCAGCTACCAGATATGTAAGGGAGCTCAGCGTACTCCACACATTTATCAAGGACACTGGAAATATGTTGCAAGTAAGTATAGAGCTCCGAGATAAGTATAACCAAATTCAATTAATCTTCTGTAATGCTTGGATGCAACTCTGGTCACTCTACTTAAGAAACCAGACGGGTAGAAAGGAATTTATTACTCTTTCTCTTGACATCTTCAAAGATATTACTGCAGTGATGCCACAACCGGGTGACCTATTACTGGACTGGATCGAATATTTTGTCCAGATGCCTAAAGCTAATGAGATTTTGCATGATCTTCGCGGATCTCTTGTCACAGCAGAAGATGACAACCTATTCGTAAAGTTTGTTAACTCCCTTGAGAAAAATCTAGTAAAAACTCTCAGGACCGAGGGAGTGGGTGATGTGGTTGAAGATGTTGAGGTCATTGAAGCAGCACACAATTATATCTTATTTTTGGAACTTAAAAATGATGGTCGCTCTGCTTTGAAGGAAGGAGTCGAGGGCTTCAATGCATCGCTCAGACACGCTTATGAGGAACATTTGCCAAGCATGGAGCAGTCCATGTCTGAGTTAGAGTTCTTTGATATGCTATTGAATCTGACAGAGTGCAAGGAAAGTGATACTTGTAATTCAGATCAAATTGGAGTACTCCATGATGATTTATCTacttgcttttcttttcttcaaCCTTATACAATGAGGCACGAAAATCCGGAGGAAGTTAAGCAGCTATGGACTCAGATTATGAAATTGGGTCGTAAAGTTGACAATATGATAGACACATTCGAGGAGCTTCCTTCATGGTATAACAAATTACGAGTTTTTTATGTCTCAGAAGAGGTTAAGCTTATTAAAGAACATTTGTCGAAAATTTCCAGCACGAATATATCCATGACTGAAGTTCAGGGCTCAGATATACATGCTGAAAACCAAATGGGAAAAGGCCACGCGACATATCATTCCCAAGATGAAGTCAATTTCGATGAGGAAGATAGACTAAGGGAGCAACTTACCACAGGGTCACGGAGTTTGGAGAAAATATCGATAGTTGGTATGCCTGGTTTAGGCAAGACAACCTTAGCCATGAGTCTATATAAAGATTGTGCCAAGTCTTTCCATGCTCATGCTTGGTGTTATGTTGGGCAAGACTTTCAAAGAAAAGAGCTTCTCCAAAATATAGTAGGTCAGATTAGTGAACGACCTAGCAGTGAAATCAATGCCATGAAGGACGAAGGTTTAGCTACACTCTTGAAGCAGTGTCTACGTCAAAAAAGGAACTATCTCATAGTCTTAGATGATGTATGGGATGTTGCTGCTTGGGATGCTCTTTGCAAAAGTTTTCCAACCTGCGACAATGGAAGTAAAAATACTGATAACAAGCAG AAGAAAGTGTTTGGGGCGAGGATTTATCCTAAAAGATTATGTGACGTCGGAAAAGGAATCGCAGAGAAATGTAGAGGGCTGCCACTTTCAATTGTTATGATAGCTGGAGTTCTTAAAAATAAAAGTGAGACGGAAGATGGTTGGAAGGAAATTGAAAGGAGCCTGGATAATCACCTCTTAAATGCTGGTTCTAGTACCGTAGAACTAAGTTACAGACATCTATCAGTTCGCGTGAAACAATGCTTTCTATATTGCGGAACATTCTCTAAAGGTTCAGAAATCCCTAGGTCTAAACTGATACGACTATGGCTTGCAGAAAGATTTGTAGAGACTTCCTATGAGCAGGAAAGCTTGGAAAGCGCTGCAGAGAAGTACTTGTGCGACCTAGTGGAAAGAAGTTTACTAATGGTTGCAAAAAGAGGGTCTGATCATCGAATTCAAGCCTGCAGGATCCACGATTTGCTGCTAGATTTTTGCGTACAAAAAGCAAAATCGGAGAAGTTTGTGATTACAATGGAGAG GTGGGACGATCCTGCAAGTAGTCAAAAAATTGGCCGCTTATGCGCAACTAGCGATCAGTTAGTGAAATTAGAATTTGAGGGATCAACACATCTAAAACCACGCTCTTTGATTTGCTCTCCAACATTTGGACGATGGAACCCCTCGTTTGTGTTTCAGAATTTCAAATCACTTACTTTACTGGACTTGGAAAGACTTGGTATAGATGATTGCTCTTGTGCGAGTGTAGGAGAACTGACATTGTTAAGGTACTTGTCCATACGAGGTTGGATGAAAAGCCTCCCATCATCAATTAGTCGTCTCTTGAACCTTGAAACGCTCATTGTGAGAGGAGCCCGCGGTGAAGTTGAGGTTCCTCACACGATTTTCAGCCTGAGCAAATTAAGAGATCTCCTGGTGAATAAACGTGCAAGAATTGGTGTGCACCCGAGTAACGACAACTCTTTAAGTAGTCTTCAAAACTTCTCTACCCCAGTTCTTTCAGGGAGTACTGCTGATCAGATAATTGTAAG CTGGGATCCATTTTATGGACAGCTTCGATTTCCCTCGAACCTGTACAAACTGACACTTTCTGGATTTAAGTTACCCTGGTTGGACATAGAAAAGATTGCTGTTATGCTGCCTCGGCTTGAGATCCTCAAGTTACTGTTGAGAGCCTTTGAAGGGGAACAATGGAAAACAACCGCGACCTTCGAAAACCTGAAATACTTGAGAATGGAGGGTCTTAATATTAAAGAATGGGAAGCATCAGATGATAACTTTCCTAAGCTAGAGCGATTAGTTGTCCGCCGATGCAAGTCGCTTCATAAAATTCCAGAAGAATTCGGAAACATGATATATCTAATGGGAATTGAAGCACACTGGTGTGATACCTTTCTCGTGAAATCAATTCTCAAGATCAAGAGGAAGTAG